In Chloroflexota bacterium, the genomic stretch GCGTTCTTAGGTGCCCGGCTGCTAGAGAACGGACAGGAAGTCCACTTCATCGCACGCGGAGCAAACTTGGACGCCCAGCGGGAGCGCGGCCTCGTGATTCGCAGTGCGGTATTTGGCGAGAAGCGCTACGAA encodes the following:
- a CDS encoding 2-dehydropantoate 2-reductase, which produces MKFAIYGAGAVGAFLGARLLENGQEVHFIARGANLDAQRERGLVIRSAVFGEKRYE